A DNA window from Gemmatimonadaceae bacterium contains the following coding sequences:
- a CDS encoding helicase C-terminal domain-containing protein — protein MSHGELRILPRVANAIRTAIHMAGGREVCFVGAMDEAGMLQSARAVARGDSRSVLALPGFARRGEVLVHNHPSGLLEPSEADLEVAARLHDDGIGFAIVDNEATRLYVVVEVPRAEPEHPLDADDVAAILDADGPVAAHLGRFEDRPTQRDMAATIAGLYTKGGIGLLEAGTGVGKSLAYLVPALRWAAANGERTVISTNTITLQEQLVGKDLPILAEALADQKVRFALLKGWHNYLCLQRLDTARAEGASLFEEELANDLDMLSAWAAKTKDGSLSDLTTAPRPDVWDEVAAEGDLCTRMRCPYFDRCFVFAARRRAAEADVVVVNHHLLMADIAVRRASGNWTEAAVLPPFTRLVVDEGHHLEDAAAAHLGHTVSRRGLQRLFARLERKGKGLLPALERKLSRATDLLSVASLDLVRVRLVDGTRAARDKAQVVCDLLDAWLSARNEPQVRLTDAFDDDPVWREGLGPALDDLLREIALLEDGLRTIGSRLETEPTRAEELAPLLGEIRGVSRRLAHAGDALRGALRSGRDADQLVRWLERRPGDGNVGAASVPLDLAPILREDLFVRLDTAVVTSATLATSDGFAFIARRLGLDDDRTEPVTRQFASPFDYASQAILAVPSDFVAPNTDGRAHFGQVLAAAHDLIEVADGGVFVLFTSHRDVKEAAATLRALDVESRWPLLVHGEAPRDQLLQRFREHGNAVLVGTSSFWEGVDVPGRALHALLLARIPFRVPTEPVTAAQCEAIEKSGGDSFMSYMIPHAALRLKQGFGRLVRSTADRGAVVLCDPRVLRKGYGAHLLDALPPARRVVAPWASLRETLRDFYANGRAVDGVTDPDS, from the coding sequence TTGAGCCACGGCGAGCTGCGCATCCTGCCGCGCGTGGCCAACGCGATTCGCACCGCCATCCACATGGCGGGCGGGCGAGAGGTCTGCTTCGTTGGCGCGATGGACGAGGCCGGGATGCTCCAGTCGGCGCGCGCCGTCGCGCGCGGCGACTCGCGCAGCGTGCTGGCCCTGCCGGGCTTTGCGCGGCGCGGCGAAGTGCTCGTGCACAATCACCCGTCTGGCCTGCTGGAGCCGTCGGAGGCCGACCTCGAGGTCGCCGCGCGGCTGCATGACGACGGCATCGGCTTTGCCATCGTCGACAACGAGGCGACGCGCCTGTACGTGGTGGTCGAGGTGCCGCGCGCCGAGCCGGAGCATCCGCTCGACGCCGACGACGTGGCGGCGATTCTCGACGCCGACGGCCCCGTGGCCGCGCACCTCGGACGCTTCGAGGACCGGCCGACGCAGCGTGACATGGCCGCCACCATCGCCGGCCTCTACACCAAGGGTGGCATCGGCCTGCTCGAGGCAGGGACGGGCGTCGGCAAGTCGCTCGCCTACCTGGTGCCCGCCCTCCGCTGGGCGGCCGCCAACGGCGAACGCACGGTCATTTCCACCAACACCATCACGCTGCAGGAGCAGCTCGTCGGCAAGGACCTTCCCATTCTCGCCGAAGCGCTCGCCGACCAGAAGGTCCGTTTTGCCCTGCTCAAGGGCTGGCACAATTACCTATGCCTGCAGCGGCTCGACACCGCGCGCGCCGAAGGGGCGTCGCTCTTCGAGGAAGAGCTGGCCAACGACCTCGACATGCTTTCGGCGTGGGCCGCGAAGACCAAGGACGGCTCGCTCTCCGATCTCACGACGGCGCCGCGCCCCGACGTGTGGGACGAAGTGGCGGCCGAAGGCGACCTGTGCACGCGGATGCGCTGTCCGTACTTCGATCGTTGCTTCGTCTTTGCCGCGCGGCGGCGTGCCGCCGAGGCCGACGTGGTGGTCGTGAACCATCACCTGCTGATGGCCGACATCGCGGTGCGGCGGGCCAGCGGCAACTGGACCGAAGCGGCGGTGCTGCCGCCGTTCACGCGACTGGTCGTGGATGAGGGGCACCATCTCGAAGATGCCGCCGCCGCGCACCTGGGGCACACCGTCTCGCGCCGCGGCCTCCAGCGCCTCTTCGCTCGGCTTGAGCGCAAGGGCAAGGGGCTGCTTCCCGCGCTCGAGCGCAAACTGTCGCGCGCCACCGACCTGCTGAGCGTCGCCTCGCTCGACCTCGTGCGCGTGCGCCTGGTGGACGGCACGCGCGCGGCGCGCGACAAGGCGCAGGTGGTGTGCGACCTGCTCGACGCCTGGCTCTCGGCGCGCAACGAGCCGCAGGTGCGGCTCACCGACGCGTTCGACGACGATCCCGTCTGGCGTGAGGGGTTGGGTCCGGCGCTCGACGACCTGCTGCGCGAGATCGCCCTGCTGGAGGACGGCCTGCGCACCATCGGCAGCCGCCTCGAGACGGAGCCCACACGGGCCGAGGAACTCGCGCCGCTGCTCGGCGAGATCCGCGGCGTCTCACGGCGGCTCGCGCACGCCGGCGATGCGCTGCGCGGCGCGCTCCGCTCCGGGCGCGATGCCGACCAGCTGGTGCGCTGGCTGGAGCGCCGCCCCGGTGATGGCAACGTGGGCGCAGCCTCGGTGCCGCTCGACCTCGCGCCGATCCTGCGCGAGGACCTGTTCGTGCGCCTCGACACCGCGGTGGTGACCAGCGCGACGCTGGCCACCAGCGATGGCTTCGCCTTCATTGCGCGCCGACTCGGCCTCGACGACGACCGCACCGAGCCGGTGACGCGCCAGTTCGCGTCGCCCTTCGATTACGCGTCGCAGGCGATTCTCGCGGTGCCAAGCGACTTCGTCGCGCCCAACACCGACGGCCGGGCGCACTTTGGGCAGGTGCTGGCTGCCGCGCACGATCTGATCGAGGTCGCCGACGGCGGCGTCTTCGTGCTCTTCACCAGTCATCGCGACGTGAAGGAGGCGGCGGCCACGCTGCGCGCGCTGGACGTCGAGTCGCGCTGGCCGCTGCTGGTGCACGGCGAGGCGCCGCGCGACCAGCTGCTGCAGCGCTTTCGCGAGCACGGCAATGCGGTGCTCGTGGGCACGTCCAGCTTCTGGGAGGGCGTGGATGTCCCGGGACGCGCCCTGCACGCCCTGCTCCTGGCGCGCATTCCGTTCCGCGTGCCGACCGAGCCGGTGACGGCGGCGCAATGCGAGGCCATCGAGAAGAGCGGCGGAGACAGCTTCATGTCCTACATGATTCCGCACGCCGCGCTGCGCCTGAAGCAGGGCTTCGGGCGGCTCGTGCGGTCCACGGCCGATCGCGGCGCGGTGGTGCTGTGCGATCCGCGGGTGTTGCGCAAAGGGTACGGCGCTCACCTGCTCGACGCCCTGCCACCGGCCCGCCGCGTCGTGGCGCCGTGGGCCTCATTGCGGGAGACATTGCGCGACTTCTACGCCAACGGCCGCGCCGTCGATGGTGTAACGGACCCGGACAGCTAG